CACCGCCGAAAACCTGCGCGCCGCGATCGCCGGCGAGAGCTACGAGCGCGACACGATGTATCCCGCGTTCATCGCCCAAGCCAAGGCCGACGACGCACGTCCGGCCGTCCGTTCGCTGAACGCCGCGATGGCCGCCGAAAAGGAGCACGCGAAATTCTTCCAACAGGCCCTCGACACGCTCGGTCAGAAGACCGAGGTGGCATATTACGTGTGCCGCGATTGCGGTTTCACGACCGTCGCACGCCCGAACAAGGAATGCCCCGTCTGCCGCGAGGATCCGTCCAAGTTCCAAAAAATCAGCTGAGCCACCCTCGCCTCCCTCGCCATGCCCTCTCCGCTGCACCCCGCCCTCGTCCACTTCCCGATCGTGCTGATTCTGCTCGGCACGTTCGTCGCCCTGCCTGCCGTGTTCACGCCGCGCGGGCATCTCCGCTGGATCGCGGCGATCCTGCTCGCACTCGGCGCCGCCGGCACCGGAGCCGCCCTCGCCACCGGCGAAGAGGATGGCGAAGCGGTGGAGCACGTCGCCGGCGTCGACGCCGTGCTCGACCTGCACGAGCAATGGGCTGATCGCACTCTCGCGTTCAGCATCGTCGCCGGCGTTTGCGCGCTGGCGGCCGCTGGCGCCACGCTGCATTGGCCGCGCGTCGCGCGCGGCGCGGGCTTGGCGAGCCTCGTCGTGGCGGTGGCCGCAACGTTTTCTGTGGTGCAGACCGGGCACTACGGCGGTCAACTCGTCTATCGCCACGGCGCGGGCGTGAATCTCGCCCCGGCAACGGCGGATGGCACAGCCAAGAGCACCGTGCCCGCGCGCGCGCAGCGACGCGACGACGACGACAATTGAGCGGACTTTGCGCGCAGCTCATGCCGGCCGGTGTCACGGGTGATGTGTGCGCCCCGCACCGGCCGGCCATGACGCGGCGCTCGCCTTCGTCCGCGCACCTTTGCTAAGTTCGCTCATGCGCATTTTGGTCGCCGAAGATGAGTCCAAAGTCGCCGCTCACGTGCGGCGCGGCCTCGAGGAGGTCGGTTACGCCGTCGATGTCGCGGCGGACGGCACCGAAGCGCTTTGGCTCGCGGAGAACAACGCCTACGACGCGCTCGTGCTCGACGTCATGATGCCGGGACTGGACGGCGTCAGCGTCCTGCGGCAACTGCGCCACCAGGGCCGTCACGTGCCCGCGATCCTCCTCACGGCGCGCCACGAACTCGAAGACCGTGTCCGTGGCCTCGACGCCGGCGCCGACGACTACCTCGCGAAGCCCTTTTCGATGATCGAGCTGCTGGCCCGCTTGCGCGCCGTGCTCCGGCGTCAGCGCCCCGAACCGGTGGACCGCCTGCGCGTCGCCGATCTCGAGCTCGATCTCCGCGCCCGCACCGCGCACCGCGGGGGCGACGCCATCGCACTCACCAATCGCGAATTCGCGCTGCTCGAGCTGCTGATGCTCTCCTCGCCCAAGCCCGTGAGCAAAACCGCCATTGTCGAACACGTCTGGGATCAGCACTTCGACTCCGGCACGAACATCGTGAACGTTTACGTGAAATACCTGCGCGAGAAAATCGATCGCCCCGGCTGCGCGCCGCTGATCCAGACCGTGCGCGGTGTCGGCTTCGCCCTGCGGGAGCCCGGCGCATGAAATCGCTGCGCCTCCGGGTCGCGTTGTGGTTCGCCGCGAGCGTCGCTGCGGTGATGGTGGTTTTCGTCGGCGTCACCTTTCTCCATCTCCGCCACGAGTTGCGGATCGAGAAGTGGGAACGCACCCAGGAGCGCAACGCGGACTGGGCGCTGCATGGCAGCTATTCCGAGTCGGAGGTCGCCGATATTGTGGGCGAGCTGTGGTCGCTCTCGCTGCTCTACGCCACGCCGGTGCTGTTGCTGGCCATGGCGGCCGGCTATGTCGTCGCGCGGCGCGCCTTTCGGCCCGTCGAGGAGATGAACCGCCAGCTCCAGGGCATCGGGGCGCGCAATCTCGGAGCGCGCGTCGACGTGACGCGCGCCGACCACGAGATCCGCGCCATCGGCGAAAACATCAACGGTCTGCTCGTGCGCCTCGAGACCTCGTTCCAGCAGCTCTCGGATTTTTCGGCGCAGGTCGCACACGAGCTGCGCACGCCACTGACCTTGATGCGTCTGCAGATCGAGGAGGCGGCCGGTCGCATCGAGCCCACGCTCGCGGAGTCGATGCAGGAAGAACTGAAGCGCCTCTCCGACTATGTCGACCAATGCCTGCTCTTGGCCACGGCCGAGCAGGGCCGGCTCCAAACCCAGCCGGCGCCGCTCGACTTGCGCGAAGTGGTCGGCGACGTCGTGGAGGCCTACGCGCTCCTCGCGCGCGAGGAGCACCGCAGCATCGACTGGGCGGCGAGCGAGGCCACCGCGCACGCCGACCCCCGTTATCTGCGTCAGTTGCTGCACGTGGTCCTGAGCAACGCGCTCCGCCACGGCGAAGGCACCATCGTCGTGCGCGTCCGCACCGAGGCCGGCAGCGCGATTTGCCAAGTGCTCAACCGCGTGCGCTCCGGTCCGGCCGCGACATCGGCCGGCAACGGCATCGGCCTGCGCCTCGCCCGTGCGCTCGCGACCGCACTCGCCGTCGAGTTGACCGCCGGTCCGACCGCCGAGGGACAATTCGCCGCCAGCCTGCGCCTGCGTTCGCCCGGCCGCTAGGGTGCAACGGCGGCGTGCACCGCGAACAGCTTTGCCCTTTGCGGAGGCCTTCCCGCCTGCTGCTCCGAGCCGCATTTCTCCTCTCATAGATCGCTCGCCGAAAGACGAAAACCGATGCCCGTCTCGCCCCTTGACTCCCCTTCGGCGTGGAGTAGCGTCCGGCGCTTTTCTCGAAATGGCCCAAGAACTTAAAGATACGCTCCTGCTTCCGAAGACGGATTTTCCCATGCGGGCAAATCTCGTGTCCCGTGAGCCGGAGCGAATTAAGCACTGGGACAAGCTCGGCCTCTACAGTCGCATCCAGGCCAAGCGCGCCAGCTCCGGGAAGAAATACGTGCTGCACGACGGCCCGCCGTTCACCAACGGCGACGTCCATATCGGCACCGCGTTGAACAAGTCGCTCAAAGACTTCGTCAACCGCTACAAGTCGATGCGCGGCTACGCGACGCCCTACGTGCCCGGCTGGGACTGCCACGGCCTGCCGATCGAGCAGAAGGTCAGCCGCGAAATCCAGGAGCAGAAGCTTAACCTCACGACCGCCGAGTTGCGCGCGAAGTGCGACGCGTTTTCCGAAAGCTGGATCGCGAAGCAGACCGCGCAATTCAAGCGCGTCGGCGTCCTCGCCGACTGGGCCAACGAATACAAGACGAAGGCGCCCGCGTTCGAGGCGGACATCCTGCGCACCTTCGCCGCGTTCGTGGAGCAGGGCCTCGTCTATCGCTCGAAGAAACCCGTTTACTGGTCGATCCCGTTCGAAACCGCGCTCGCCGAAGCGGAAATTGAATACAAGGACCACGTCTCGCCCTCGATCTGGGTGAAGTTCGCCGTGCCGGCCGATCAGGCTGCGAAGTTCGGCCTGCCGACCGACAAGCCGCTCTTCGTCGTCATCTGGACGACCACGCCGTGGACGATCCCCGCCAATCTCGCGATCGCGGTGCACCCGGAAGTGCAATACACCACCGTCGATATCGGGCCAGAGCGAATACTGATCGCCCTTTCACTGGTCGGCCCGACGCTGCTCGCCGCGAAATTGGAGCTGCCTCAGAGCGCGATACTGAATCGGGCTTGGAACGGTAATGGTGCCCAAATTGAAGGCCTTCAGGCGCGCCACCCCTTCATCGACCGTGCTTCGCCGATCGTCTTGGCCGACTACGTCACGACCGACAGCGGCACCGGCTGCGTGCACACCGCGCCCGGCCACGGCGCGGAGGACTATCTCACCGGTCTCAAATACAAACTCGAGATCTACTGCCCCGTCGGCGACGACGGCCGCTACCTCGACGACGGCAAGGTGCCCGCCGACATGGTCGGCCTCACGACGCTCGAGAGCGTCGAAGACCTCGCCGCCAAGAAGACCTCGCCGGCCAACATCGCGGTGTTGAAGAAACTCGACGCCGCCGGCGCGCTCCTCGCGAAGCAGCGTTACGAGCACCAATACCCGCATTGCTGGCGCTCGAAGACGCCGATCGTCTTCCGCGCCGTCGACCAGTGGTTCGTCTCGCTCGACAAGGCCGGCCACCGCCAGATCGCGCTCGGTGAGATCACGAAGATCGCACAGACGCAGGGCTGGATTCCCGCGTGGGGCGAAGCCCGCATCCGCGGCGCCGTCGAATCGCGTCCGGATTGGTGCATCAGCCGCCAGCGCTCGTGGGGCGTGCCAATCATCGCCTTCTACGGCCCGAACAAGCAGGCTTTCATCGACGGCGGAGTCATCCGCGCCGTCGCCGACAAGATCGCCACGCGCGGCACGAATTTCTGGTATGCCGCTTCCGCCGCCGAGATCCTCGACGGCGTCTCGCTGCCCGCCGGCTGGCCGGCGACGACCGAGCTGACCTGCGGCCGCGACACGCTCGACGTGTGGATCGACTCCGGCTCGACCCACGCCGCAGTCCTGAAGCGCGGCCAGGGCGGCACGCATTGGCCCGCCGACCTCTACCTCGAAGGCAGCGACCAGCACCGCGGCTGGTTCCAGTCTTCCCTCTGGACGAGCGTCATCGCGTTCGGCGCGGCGCCCTACAAGGCCGTCCTCACGCACGGCTTCATCGTCGACAAGAACCGCCAGAAAATTTCCAAAAGCTCGACCTACCAGAAGCCGCAGACCGCCGAGGCCTACATCAAGGACCACGGCGCCGACGTCATCCGCCTCTGGATTTCCTCGCAGGATTTCCGCGACGACATCCCGGTCGACGAGGAAATCCTCAAGCACGTCGGCGAGGCGTATCGCCTTTTCCGCAATACGTTCCGCTTCCAGCTCTCGAACCTGTTCGACTTCGACGCGACGCAGCACGCCGTGCCTTACGCACAACTCGACGCGCTCGACCGCTGGGCACTGCACCAGACCGCTAAGCTCCTCGCGGAGTGCACGCAGGCCTACGACGCGTTCGAATTCCACCGCGTTTACCAGCTCTGCAACCAGTTCTGCTCGGTCACGCTTTCGGCGACGTATCACGACATCCTGAAGGACCGCCTCTACACGCTCGGCGCGAAGCACCCGCTCCGCCGCTCGTCGCAGACCGCGATCCACGCCATCTTCACGACCCTCGTGAAAATCCTCGCGCCCGTCCTGACTTTCACCGCCGACGAGGCGTGGAGCTTCGCCACCACGGGCAGGGAATACGCCGAGGATTCGATCCATTTGCAGGACTGGCCGACCGCGCCCATTGAGTGGACGGACAACAAGCTGGAAGAGGATTTTGCTGTTCTTCTCCGCGCAAGGTCTCAGGTCACCGAAAGTATAGAGCCGCTCCGGGTTGCCGGTCAGATCGGCAAATCGTTAGACGCCTCGGTAATCCTGTCGCCGTCTCCGTTTTCACCCTACGCCAGTGTTCTGAAAGATCATCAGACATCCTTGCCTGAACTTTTCATCGTCTCGGGTGTCAACGTTCACCCCTCAGCAAAGGCTGATGTTGACTTAGCCGTCTCCATCGCACCAAGCGGACAACAGGGCCTTGTCCGCTGCCCGCGCTGCTGGCGCTGGGTTCCGACTCTCGCGCCCACATCGCACGGAGAGGTTTGCCCTCGCTGTGCCGACGCTCTTAATTCCTGACCCCCCCGAACTCCCCATGGCCAAGAAGCACCCCGCCAAAAAGCTTGTGAAGAAAGCGACTCCCACGAAATCCGCCAAGCCGGCGAAAACTCTCCCGGCCAAGAAAACTCCCGCGCCCACCAAGGTCGCGGCCAAGCCTGCCGCGGCCAAGCCCGAGCCTTCCAAATCAGCCCCGGCCCCCGCGCCCAAGGCTAAAGGCGCGATGAGCGCGGCCGATTTGAAGCGCATGATTCTCGAGCGGAAATCCGCGGGCCCCGCGAAATCCATTTCCTTCTCGCTGGATGAAGTCCGCGAGATCGCGAAGAAGAACGAATCGACCGTCCCCTCCACGGAAAAGACCGCGAAGACGGCCAAGTCCGCCACCGGCAAGATCGCCGACGCCCACGCCAAGCACGACAAGCCGCACAAGCCGA
This window of the Candidatus Didemnitutus sp. genome carries:
- a CDS encoding response regulator transcription factor translates to MRILVAEDESKVAAHVRRGLEEVGYAVDVAADGTEALWLAENNAYDALVLDVMMPGLDGVSVLRQLRHQGRHVPAILLTARHELEDRVRGLDAGADDYLAKPFSMIELLARLRAVLRRQRPEPVDRLRVADLELDLRARTAHRGGDAIALTNREFALLELLMLSSPKPVSKTAIVEHVWDQHFDSGTNIVNVYVKYLREKIDRPGCAPLIQTVRGVGFALREPGA
- the ileS gene encoding isoleucine--tRNA ligase, which encodes MAQELKDTLLLPKTDFPMRANLVSREPERIKHWDKLGLYSRIQAKRASSGKKYVLHDGPPFTNGDVHIGTALNKSLKDFVNRYKSMRGYATPYVPGWDCHGLPIEQKVSREIQEQKLNLTTAELRAKCDAFSESWIAKQTAQFKRVGVLADWANEYKTKAPAFEADILRTFAAFVEQGLVYRSKKPVYWSIPFETALAEAEIEYKDHVSPSIWVKFAVPADQAAKFGLPTDKPLFVVIWTTTPWTIPANLAIAVHPEVQYTTVDIGPERILIALSLVGPTLLAAKLELPQSAILNRAWNGNGAQIEGLQARHPFIDRASPIVLADYVTTDSGTGCVHTAPGHGAEDYLTGLKYKLEIYCPVGDDGRYLDDGKVPADMVGLTTLESVEDLAAKKTSPANIAVLKKLDAAGALLAKQRYEHQYPHCWRSKTPIVFRAVDQWFVSLDKAGHRQIALGEITKIAQTQGWIPAWGEARIRGAVESRPDWCISRQRSWGVPIIAFYGPNKQAFIDGGVIRAVADKIATRGTNFWYAASAAEILDGVSLPAGWPATTELTCGRDTLDVWIDSGSTHAAVLKRGQGGTHWPADLYLEGSDQHRGWFQSSLWTSVIAFGAAPYKAVLTHGFIVDKNRQKISKSSTYQKPQTAEAYIKDHGADVIRLWISSQDFRDDIPVDEEILKHVGEAYRLFRNTFRFQLSNLFDFDATQHAVPYAQLDALDRWALHQTAKLLAECTQAYDAFEFHRVYQLCNQFCSVTLSATYHDILKDRLYTLGAKHPLRRSSQTAIHAIFTTLVKILAPVLTFTADEAWSFATTGREYAEDSIHLQDWPTAPIEWTDNKLEEDFAVLLRARSQVTESIEPLRVAGQIGKSLDASVILSPSPFSPYASVLKDHQTSLPELFIVSGVNVHPSAKADVDLAVSIAPSGQQGLVRCPRCWRWVPTLAPTSHGEVCPRCADALNS